TTGATGTCGGATTATATCTAGCAATAGTATTGTCTCTCATAATTTTGTATGACTCCTTATTCTCATAAAAATAGTGGGAGACGAATTTCATTAATGATGTAAAAGTTGATATGTCCATTTGGAGTTCATCGACTGAAATTGGGGCTCTTTTTTTTAGCCAATCAAAATCTAATTCACCTTTTAAATCCTTAATGCTAATATCAACAATGTTATTGATAACATTCCGCTGTTCTTCTGTTATTTGTGAAAAATCAAAATTTTCAAGCCAAGAGAAATCCTCTATTTTGCCTATAGTTTCGAAAGCATTGCGTGGGGATTGCTTTATAACTTCCTGTTTATGGTTTTCGTATATTAAATGATATCCACTTACTATCGATTGCATATATTCCATTTCAGTATATTTAATATCCGTTTTATCATCTTGCAAATCAAATAAATGAGCATTTGAGTAGAAGAAAATAAACTCATCTTTGTGAGATAATATCTTTTCACGCAAAAGAGAATACTTTTCTTCTTTTGCATTAAATAGATGACTGAAAACTTGTTTATCCAAATATATTGTAACCATAAATTGTAAAATAATAACGATTTGTTTGTTGTTTTTACCTTCTTCAATACTAAACCTTTTCGTTGTATTTCTGGAAGATTTTTTTAATCTTCTTTGTCTTAGGAAGTTTGAAAGAAGGGTTAAATAGAGTAACAGATTGGCAATCGTTTCTGGGCTTTGTTGTGCATTGCTGTCAATATCACTCTCTTTAGTACAAAATTACGAATAAAAATCAGAAGCACATCACCCCGTCCTGTGTTTTTTACGTGGAGGTCTTTTTGCCATCACCAAATAAATCCGGTTTAAGCGTAATATCAATTCTTAGTGAATTACCGACTATTATTGCTGGAATTTATACTTCAATCCATACTTCTTCCAGTTTGCTATACAGTGTTGTACGTTCGATTCCGAGCAGTTCGGTGGTAACCTTTCATTTTCTGTTTGCCTGTTTCAAGGTACGGAAAATCCTCTCTTTGTTTTCAGCGTCATTGCGCAGGGCGAAGCTGACGGATGAGGTTGCTCTCGTCATGGTAAGCTACAGGTGCTCTTTCGTGACAAGATCTGTCTGTACCTGTAACACCGCATCCATAATTTTCTATCGAAACTTAAGGACATTGCCCGGTCACGCATGGGCAGTAATGTCTTATTGCGCACGTCATGGATTTGCGACCCTTACTCCCAGTAGGTGTATTCTCGTTGAGAGTATAAGCCGAGTATTGCGGCATACGAAATTATCACTGCATAGAAGTATGTTATGATAACCATCTGAAAAATAGACCTGGATTTGACAACGTTTGGCAACAGACTTAACCAGTCATCTACTGAAATCTCAGTGGCTATATTACTCATGGAACGAACAATTATAACAATCAGAGAAAACGGCAGAGTGAATATCCCGAAGGGTAATGTATGGATGTCAGAAATGGAGTTGGTGGTGCTGTTCGGAGTGATAGCTCAGGTATTCCAAATTGTCATCAGAGTGATATACAAAAGTGAAACACTCACCCCTATGACAACTCAACAATGTACTGTTATTACTTTTACAAGTTGGAAGATATTCTACAATCATGAAATTATTATTGTCCTTGTGTTTTAGAAGAATACACTATTTCATCCACAAGTTATATTAAAATGGTCATTTACTACATTTTCAGTTTGGGAAGAAGTGATGGGAACAGATTGACTTACTACACAAACATAAGATAACACATCCGTCTGCCTCACCGCTTACCGTTGAAACCTTAAGAGAATTTTATGTGATTCGATTATTGTATTTAAAGATAGGCGTTATAAAATTGGCTTATGGTACATATTAGGGTAAGTATAATACTTATTTTTAGCTTTAACCTCATTCTTACATCAATTTATACCTCACCTAGGCAACCTTATTTAACTGTAACCACCACTATCTATGTATCTGTCATTCATTGGTAAATAGAAAAAATGTTTTTTTCAAATATAATCAAAACTAAAAAATGGCTTATTCTATTCATTGAAAACTGAAAGTGTTTTTTTAGCCATTTCGATTCGCTGATTAAAGAATATACGAGTTTTTTCCCAAGAGTAATATGGGAAACAAGCGGTTGATATAGGAAGCGCTGCTGCTTCCTCATTTAACAGAATCTTAACCCAAATTCTTTGGTCTCTGTCACGATAGAAAAGCCACTGTACATTAGCGGCCATTGGAGATATTTCATAATCCTTCCAATAGACTGAAACGGAATCGGGCCGGCAAACCTGTACATCAGTTTTTTCTATGCCCATCAACGACACAAAAGGTATAACTGTTTCTGCATGAGCAAAACGAAAGTTAGCCTGATAATCGGATTTCCCACTTATCACCTCTTGAGCAGAACGAATGAATTCAGAAAGCAAAGGCCAAGCGATTGCAACCGGTAACATCTTACCGACAGGTGCAGAGCTCTTACTCATATATTGTCGCAAATTCTGGGTTTGCCAATAACGATGCCATTCATCAAGTGTAAAAAGGTCTTCCAAATTTAATGGGATGCTTGTATCAGGAAGAATAGCCGCAACAGAAAATAAAGCCATGACAAATTCCTCTGCCTCTTTATCCAGATATTGTTCCGGATTAAGAAGAAACTTCTTCATTATAGGAACTGGAGATATCTTCTTGTGTACAAAAGCTTTGTATATAGGAAGCCAGTCACCTTTCTCTTTATAATTGACATAAGATTTATTCAGATCAAAAAAACGAAGGATATGATTATATTGTTTTCCTTCACTTCGCTGTACCTGTAAAGCTGGATTATGCCTTATCATGCAAGAAAGAAAAGCGTCCATACTATTTATGCTGCGGGGAACATAGGTTGCTATTGCTTCAATCTTGGCAGAATTGCTGAATAGTTGAGGATAGTTCCTTATCATACGTCCGGCAATTCCTTCTTGTTCCGTCTCGCCCAACTTTGACAATTTTCCCCATTGACCGTCAAATAATCTGGATAAACGTCGTATCATAGAGAGTAAAGCCATGCCTTCTGAGGTCAGTCCATTCTCTTGTTGGGCTGATACCAATACCTTCTCCACTTTGTCTAGGGCTTTTCTTGAA
This sequence is a window from Bacteroides thetaiotaomicron VPI-5482. Protein-coding genes within it:
- a CDS encoding histidine-type phosphatase; translation: MKRLLFVLTFMSLTFPVIWGQTKIQKYAGTAMPYPNRTDSSITFRDGMTPFYINHLGRHGARFPTSRKALDKVEKVLVSAQQENGLTSEGMALLSMIRRLSRLFDGQWGKLSKLGETEQEGIAGRMIRNYPQLFSNSAKIEAIATYVPRSINSMDAFLSCMIRHNPALQVQRSEGKQYNHILRFFDLNKSYVNYKEKGDWLPIYKAFVHKKISPVPIMKKFLLNPEQYLDKEAEEFVMALFSVAAILPDTSIPLNLEDLFTLDEWHRYWQTQNLRQYMSKSSAPVGKMLPVAIAWPLLSEFIRSAQEVISGKSDYQANFRFAHAETVIPFVSLMGIEKTDVQVCRPDSVSVYWKDYEISPMAANVQWLFYRDRDQRIWVKILLNEEAAALPISTACFPYYSWEKTRIFFNQRIEMAKKTLSVFNE